Proteins encoded in a region of the Megalops cyprinoides isolate fMegCyp1 chromosome 3, fMegCyp1.pri, whole genome shotgun sequence genome:
- the spns3 gene encoding protein spinster homolog 3: METGGAAMSRQDDEKLRLSLRASSARRYGSIRESQIEEETTSPETAVISPARSYIVIAVLCYVNLLNYMDRYTIAGVLLNIQDYFRIKDSTSGLLQTVFNCSFMLLAPVFGYFGDRYNRKLIMVGGLCGWIVTTMGSSFVTQSYFWVLILMRALVGIGEASYTTIAPTIIGDLFSGNQRTIMISFFYIFIPVGSGLGYVIGSTVASATGDWRWALRLNPILGLVGLTLLIFLTPNPPRGASDTQGGTQMENTSYLEDVKYLLKNRSFVWSSLGVTAMAFVTGALAFWTPVFLSRAQVTQGIKLPCSKEPCDTSDSYIFGGVTVVTGILGVVIGTLIARRLRDRVANADPLICAAGMLCSAPCFFLAIVLAYKSIPATYVFIAIGETLLSLNWPIFADILLYVVIPTRRATAEALQIMVCHLLGDAGSPYLLGAISDALSKYNPDTYAWSFRSLEYSVLLCPFVGVLGGLFFLMTALYIEEDRKAAQLLATGNNGPAANPSAGGNAMTRTEPPATGPLPRGPANDAL, from the exons ATGGAAACCGGTGGAGCGGCAATGTCCCGGCAGGACGATGAAAAATTGCGGCTGAGTTTAAGAGCGAGCTCTGCGCGGCGGTACGGCTCTATACGTGAAAGCCAGATTGAAGAAGAAACTACTTCGCCAGAAACCGCTGTCATCTCACCTGCCCGTTCATACATAGTCATCGCTGTGCTTTGCTATGTAAACTTGCTCAACTATATGGACCGTTATACAATTGCAG GCGTCCTTCTCAACATCCAAGATTACTTTCGTATAAAGGACAGCACGTCCGGGCTACTACAGACAG ttttcaactGCAGTTTCATGCTACTGGCTCCAGTGTTTGGTTACTTTGGAGATCGTTACAACAGGAAGTTGATCATGGTGGGCGGACTGTGTGGATGGATTGTGACTACGATGGGAAGCTCTTTCGTCACACAGTCG TACTTCTGGGTGCTGATACTGATGAGAGCTTTGGTTGGGATAGGAGAGGCCAGCTACACCACAATTGCTCCCACCATTATTGGGGATCTCTTCTCTGGCAACCAAAGGACCATCATGATCTCCTTCTTCTATATCTTCATTCCCGTGGGAAG TGGCCTGGGATATGTGATAGGATCCACAGTTGCAAGTGCCACTGGAGACTGGCGCTGGGCGCTCAGG CTCAATCCCATATTGGGTCTAGTTGGTCTCACACTGCTCATTTTCCTGACCCCCAATCCCCCGAGGGGggcctcagacacacagggagggacacaaatggaaaacacCTCCTATTTGGAGGATGTGAAGTACCTCTTGAAGAA TCGCAGTTTTGTGTGGTCCTCACTGGGAGTGACAGCCATGGCCTTTGTGACAGGAGCGCTGGCCTTTTGGACACCCGTTTTCCTGTCCCGAGCTCAGGTGACACAGGGGATCAAGCTTCCATGCTCAAAGGAGCCTTGTGACACATCCGACAG CTATATATTCGGAGGTGTAACTGTGGTGACGGGGATTCTGGGAGTGGTCATAGGCACATTAATTGCTAGGAGACTGAGAGATAGAGTGGCAAATGCAGATCCTCTGATTTGTGCGGCGGGAATGCTATGCTCCGCCCCCTGCTTCTTCCTTGCCATTGTTCTGGCCTACAAGAGCATCCCAGCAACTTAT GTATTCATTGCTATTGGAGAGACGCTGCTGTCGCTGAACTGGCCAATTTTTGCAGACATCCTTCTG tatgTTGTCATACCAACCAGGAGGGCAACCGCAGAAGCTTTGCAAATTATGGTCTGCCATCTCCTTGGTGATGCAGGAAGTCCTTACTTGCTGGGTGCA ATTTCAGATGCCTTGAGCAAATACAACCCTGACACATATGCCTGGAGCTTCCGCAGTCTGGAGTACAGCGTTCTGCTGTGTCCCTTTGTGGGGGTCCTGGGGGGCCTGTTTTTCCTCATGACCGCCCTCTACATCGAGGAGGACAGGAAGGCCGCGCAGCTGCTGGCCACAGGTAACAATGGCCCAGCGGCGAACCCCTCCGCTGGAGGAAACGCCATGACGAGGACCGAACCCCCCGCAACAGGTCCTCTTCCTAGAGGCCCAGCCAATGACGCACTGTAG